In the Spirochaetia bacterium 38H-sp genome, GCGGTCTTTATTGGAAAAAACCGTGGCTTATTTTTTGGCCTTTTGACGAGGATTGGAATTATACTGGCCTTCAGGGAATGAGTTTTCATGGTGGTGTTGTAGGTGGTCTTACGGGAATGCTTTTTTACTGTTTTAAGAAAAAGAAGAATTTCCTGGAATACGCGGATATGCTTGCGGCCGCTATTCCGCTTGGTTATACGTTTGGCCGGCTTGGTAATTTTATCAATGCCGAGCTTTACGGTAGGGTTACCACCATGCCTTGGGGTATGTTCTTTGATACTGCTACCCGCTTTCCTGCTAAAGAAGGGTGGGTACAAAGAGTTGCCGAAAAAGCAGGAATTATTCTTCCTCCCAATAATATGCTGGTAAATCTCCCCCGACATCCATCTCAGCTTTATGAGGCGTTTTTTGAGGGTATTGTCTTGTGGCTTTTTATGTGGTTTGTGATACGTCCGCGCAAATCTTACAATGGCATGGTTATGTCTTGGTTTTTTATCGGTTACG is a window encoding:
- the lgt gene encoding prolipoprotein diacylglyceryl transferase, producing the protein MAYLYYPSWLKPYIIPQLPFLRWYGLMYAVAFGIAYYLTRYQVRTLRLEEDADDLIDFFFWSIIGLLVGARLFSTLIYDTSGLYWKKPWLIFWPFDEDWNYTGLQGMSFHGGVVGGLTGMLFYCFKKKKNFLEYADMLAAAIPLGYTFGRLGNFINAELYGRVTTMPWGMFFDTATRFPAKEGWVQRVAEKAGIILPPNNMLVNLPRHPSQLYEAFFEGIVLWLFMWFVIRPRKSYNGMVMSWFFIGYGTIRFFLEYFRQPDENLGFIIKLVPDKTNIYLFETFFNFTMGQVLNFLMIIAGVVIMFALRNRHRNKLLSQ